Proteins encoded within one genomic window of Eleutherodactylus coqui strain aEleCoq1 chromosome 1, aEleCoq1.hap1, whole genome shotgun sequence:
- the LOC136612966 gene encoding keratin, type II cytoskeletal cochleal-like, with translation MAYQGSRSSSGYRNFSSSSMPRNGGRSIVHTSRSSSGSRMQPRYSSRSAYNVGGTRKISVASCNTGMSAYGGAGMGGGFCGGMGSGYGSGGAGYGRPGFTGAGYGVSSCGNGPHGAITNVTVNQSLLTPMNLDIDPNIQKVRKEEKEQIKSLNNKFASFIDKVRFLEQQNKMLETKWAFLQEQRMVKSNIEPLFESYMNNLRRQVDSLDCEKSRLEAEKKNMQDLVEDYKKKYEDELNKRTQAENQFVVLKKDVDAAFMSKTDLQTKVDALTDEINLTRAVFEMEICELENQISDTSVIVSMDNSRDLDMDGVIAEIKAQYEDIAKNSRAEAESWYQSKYEELQSAAGKHGDDLKNTKNEIADLNRLINRLKGEIENAKALKAKVEAAITEAEERGESAVKDAREKLADLEEALQKAKQDMARQMKEYQELMNVKLALDLEIATYRKLLEGEECRISGECAGPVKISVISSTVGGSAGGAGGYHHDSGMSSGGMSGSGGMSGSGGMSSSSRFSSGNNYGSDSANVNRSYSSGSGYSATSTSTMTTTRTTSSGPRKM, from the exons ATGGCGTACCAAGGCAGTCGCAGTAGCTCTGGCTACAGAAATTTTAGCTCTTCTTCCATGCCAAGGAATGGGGGTAGGAGCATTGTGCACACTTCAAGAAGCAGCAGTGGTTCACGGATGCAGCCTCGTTATAGTAGCCGAAGTGCCTATAATGTTGGAGGAACCAGGAAAATTTCTGTTGCAAGTTGCAATACTGGAATGAGTGCATATGGAGGTGCTGGCATGGGTGGTGGTTTTTGTGGTGGTATGGGATCTGGATATGGCTCAGGTGGAGCTGGCTATGGCAGGCCTGGGTTTACGGGTGCTGGTTATGGTGTATCTAGCTGTGGCAATGGTCCCCATGGAGCCATTACAAATGTAACTGTCAACCAAAGTCTTCTGACCCCCATGAATTTGGATATTGATCCTAATATCCAGAAAGTACGTAAAGAAGAAAAGGAACAGATCAAGTCACTGAACAACAAATTTGCTTCTTTTATTGATAAG GTGCGATTCTTAGAACAGCAAAATAAAATGCTAGAAACCAAATGGGCTTTCCTGCAAGAGCAAAGAATGGTGAAGAGCAACATAGAACCACTTTTCGAGTCCTACATGAACAACCTCAGAAGGCAGGTGGATTCCCTTGATTGTGAGAAGTCACGTCTTGAAGCAGAAAAGAAGAATATGCAAGACTTGGTTGAAGACTACAAGAAAAA GTATGAAGATGAGCTCAACAAGcgtacacaagcagaaaatcaaTTTGTGGTGCTGAAGAAG GATGTTGATGCAGCATTTATGAGCAAGACTGACCTACAGACAAAGGTTGATGCCTTGACTGATGAGATCAACTTGACCAGAGCTGTTTTTGAGATG GAAATTTGCGAACTTGAAAATCAAATCTCCGACACCTCAGTCATTGTGTCCATGGATAACAGTAGAGACCTTGATATGGATGGTGTAATTGCTGAGATCAAGGCCCAATATGAAGATATTGCCAAGAACAGCAGGGCAGAGGCTGAATCCTGGTATCAATCAAAA TATGAAGAACTACAGAGCGCTGCAGGAAAGCACGGAGATGATCTGAAAAACACCAAGAACGAAATTGCTGATCTAAACAGATTGATTAACAGGCTCAAAGGAGAGATTGAAAATGCTAAGGCTCTG AAAGCCAAAGTAGAGGCTGCCATAACAGAGGCTGAGGAACGCGGAGAGTCGGCTGTCAAGGATGCAAGGGAAAAACTGGCTGATCTTGAGGAAGCTCTACAGAAAGCCAAGCAGGACATGGCTCGCCAGATGAAGGAGTACCAAGAACTGATGAATGTTAAACTGGCTCTGGATCTTGAGATTGCCACCTATAGGAAACTCTTGGAAGGAGAAGAGTGCAG GATTTCTGGAGAATGTGCTGGTCCCGTTAAGATAT CTGTTATCTCATCTACGGTGGGAGGTTCCGCCGGTGGAGCAGGTGGCTACCATCATGATTCAGGAATGAGCTCTGGTG GAATGAGCGGCAGCGGAGGAATGAGTGGCAGCGGAGGAATGAGCAGCAGCAGCCGCTTCAGCAGTGGAAATAATTATGGCTCTGACAGTGCAAATGTAAACAGAAGTTACAGCAGCGGGTCAGGATATAGCGCTACAAGCACCTCAACTATGACCACAACCAGAACCACCTCATCCGGTCCCAGAAAGATGTAA